One genomic window of Psychrobacillus sp. INOP01 includes the following:
- a CDS encoding LysE/ArgO family amino acid transporter yields the protein MIWKGIRFGMFLQIAVGPICIFIFQTAATSGFLVAETGVLGVAMIDCLFILAAIFGIGKILNKHRKLKEIIRYFGATVLVVFGLSSIAGGFRLSIIPSFNFLSQQSIETVFWKTLVLTLSNPLTILFWAGVFATKLVQENIKQKDIYSFGLGAVLSTLIFLTFISILGSFLTIFLDPVVLKVLNVIVGIMLVIFGIRTAWGQNYDQLDSREITEDKTSE from the coding sequence ATGATTTGGAAAGGAATTCGATTTGGAATGTTTCTGCAGATCGCTGTAGGACCTATCTGCATTTTTATATTTCAGACTGCAGCTACATCTGGTTTTTTAGTAGCGGAAACGGGTGTGTTGGGGGTAGCCATGATTGATTGCTTATTTATACTTGCAGCAATTTTTGGAATAGGGAAGATACTGAATAAGCATCGGAAATTGAAAGAAATCATTCGTTACTTTGGAGCAACAGTCCTTGTTGTGTTTGGTTTAAGTAGTATAGCAGGAGGTTTTCGGTTATCGATCATCCCAAGCTTTAACTTTCTCTCTCAACAAAGTATAGAAACTGTATTTTGGAAAACGCTTGTTTTAACTCTCTCCAATCCATTAACGATTCTTTTTTGGGCGGGTGTTTTTGCAACGAAGCTAGTGCAAGAAAACATTAAGCAGAAGGATATATATTCTTTTGGACTAGGTGCAGTGTTATCAACCCTCATTTTTCTTACGTTTATTTCAATATTAGGAAGCTTTCTAACTATTTTTTTAGACCCAGTTGTTCTGAAAGTATTAAATGTAATTGTTGGAATAATGTTGGTGATCTTTGGAATACGTACAGCGTGGGGACAAAATTATGACCAATTAGATTCCCGTGAAATAACAGAGGACAAGACAAGTGAATAA
- a CDS encoding Lrp/AsnC family transcriptional regulator, producing MDIIDAKILETLKHNGRSTASEISKKVNLSIPAVSERIKKLEEANVIEQYTVKINREKMGYKLLAIVFVNIDHAANIQHFRKTIIHFSEVIECHHLAGAYDYMLKVLLEDTGKLEIFLNEKLKSIQGVQKSNTLIVLSTLKEISNR from the coding sequence ATGGATATTATTGATGCGAAAATTCTAGAGACTTTAAAGCACAATGGAAGGTCTACAGCTTCTGAAATTAGCAAAAAAGTAAATCTGTCTATACCTGCTGTATCAGAACGAATCAAAAAATTAGAAGAAGCAAACGTCATTGAGCAATATACAGTTAAGATAAACCGTGAAAAAATGGGATACAAATTGCTAGCAATTGTATTTGTAAATATCGATCATGCTGCCAATATTCAACACTTCAGAAAAACGATTATTCATTTTTCCGAAGTGATTGAATGCCACCATCTGGCAGGTGCATATGATTATATGTTAAAAGTATTATTAGAAGATACCGGCAAGTTAGAGATTTTTCTAAATGAAAAGTTAAAATCCATTCAAGGGGTCCAGAAATCCAACACATTGATTGTTTTGTCTACTTTAAAAGAAATATCAAACAGGTAG
- a CDS encoding ABC transporter permease — translation MLFKLALKIIKFRKKSYLFTIIGIGFGVGLLISSNFLFSQLEKSTEIEIIDKYGEADLRIGYRQGKLLTAKEAEIVSNGNYFVSTSQVITNPQQFSSSFDSAQHNKYFIAVDNHYLSKQIYNYNTSIDLDEVILTQRLATNLNAKLGEVVTIPLNDQRSLKKKVKEVIPNIEDSSAPDIILFNIDSVKDEMGIVGASNLIFAKLNPEVDAQEAITYLRNNIDQDLVIDVVAEFDEVKKNVYNMKLLTVGLGVLIVILSGLLFLNNFQLALRSRDKEIATMRMIGANKKHILKLIMSEALIINSIGVFLGVLLSIVFSLGFKPLLESNFNLAINPFNFNLGILILICFTCWLFITVLSFVPALQAIKISPLQAYRKSNYSRINPKKWKKVLFILFIVTGTLFLIIESVLAGINAESRTSLLGLVGSLIFAMGLLMCITYIIPSIIRFFQPVLVMLGGNESIISLKNFKAERNQNTKVIQIMAISISLSILIPSVLQLLKSEMEQNAAKIYTTDIVASSNKFINSTLPEGIMEEVYGIQGIKRAIPISTLNNLLLYNFDFSMGEQEWLKGKNELIYAKQKITEKEILPFVYTDISALQQQGIIDEESEYTVNSIIFTKKTAKHLGVKVGDIITLGNPPFTNGHGIMGEVKVASVIPYIPGDGAEEGVIIDRNNPIIEERDISIRSILIDTEENMKPIIFEKLESMNNEYPELYWSSLEEELSSIDKQINERFMLLWIILSITIIIALFGVMNALNANIQSNRREYAILRAISLEPSQISKVIYINSFIFNLIGIIFGIVMGIVLTYGISLSLNTSFYVSFNSAWIVIILMFVLTQIISIPISTFIRKKSILSELHNE, via the coding sequence ATGTTATTTAAATTGGCATTGAAAATTATTAAGTTCAGAAAGAAATCATACCTTTTCACAATTATTGGAATTGGATTTGGAGTCGGTTTGCTAATAAGTTCTAATTTTCTTTTTAGTCAATTAGAAAAATCGACGGAAATAGAGATTATTGACAAGTACGGAGAAGCAGATCTAAGAATAGGATATAGACAAGGAAAATTGCTTACTGCTAAAGAAGCGGAAATAGTTTCTAATGGAAATTATTTTGTATCTACATCCCAGGTTATAACGAACCCTCAACAATTTTCCTCATCCTTTGACAGTGCGCAACATAACAAGTATTTCATAGCTGTTGATAATCATTATTTGTCTAAACAAATTTATAATTATAATACATCGATCGATTTGGACGAGGTAATTCTTACCCAGAGATTGGCAACCAATTTAAATGCAAAACTTGGCGAAGTAGTAACCATCCCTCTTAATGATCAACGTTCTCTGAAAAAAAAGGTAAAAGAGGTGATTCCTAATATAGAAGATTCTTCGGCCCCAGATATAATATTATTTAATATCGATTCAGTTAAGGACGAAATGGGTATTGTTGGGGCTTCGAATTTGATATTTGCAAAATTAAATCCTGAAGTAGATGCTCAGGAAGCTATAACATATTTAAGAAATAATATTGACCAGGATTTGGTCATTGATGTAGTGGCTGAATTTGATGAAGTAAAGAAAAATGTTTACAATATGAAGTTATTGACCGTGGGTTTAGGAGTACTTATTGTTATATTAAGTGGACTTTTATTTTTAAATAATTTTCAGTTAGCTTTGCGTTCAAGGGATAAAGAAATAGCCACTATGCGAATGATTGGAGCTAATAAAAAACACATATTAAAGCTTATCATGAGTGAAGCTTTAATAATTAACAGTATAGGTGTTTTTCTGGGGGTTCTTTTATCCATAGTTTTTTCGTTAGGATTTAAGCCATTACTTGAGTCCAACTTTAATTTAGCGATAAATCCCTTTAATTTTAATCTTGGGATATTAATTTTGATTTGCTTCACTTGCTGGTTGTTCATAACGGTTTTATCTTTTGTTCCTGCTTTGCAAGCGATTAAAATTTCTCCACTTCAGGCTTATAGGAAATCTAATTATTCAAGAATAAATCCAAAAAAATGGAAGAAAGTATTATTTATACTATTTATTGTGACAGGTACTCTATTCCTAATAATAGAGAGTGTTTTGGCGGGTATTAATGCAGAGTCTAGAACATCTTTATTAGGGTTGGTAGGTAGTCTCATCTTTGCTATGGGATTATTAATGTGTATTACATATATTATTCCAAGTATCATAAGGTTCTTCCAACCGGTGTTGGTAATGCTAGGAGGAAATGAATCTATCATATCTCTAAAGAACTTTAAAGCTGAAAGAAATCAAAATACAAAAGTCATACAGATTATGGCTATATCTATAAGCCTATCTATTCTAATACCATCTGTTCTGCAGTTACTAAAGTCAGAGATGGAACAAAATGCAGCAAAGATTTATACAACGGATATTGTTGCTTCCAGTAATAAATTTATTAACAGTACGCTCCCAGAAGGAATTATGGAAGAAGTCTATGGAATTCAGGGAATAAAAAGAGCAATTCCTATTAGTACTTTAAACAATTTATTGTTATATAACTTTGATTTCAGTATGGGTGAACAAGAATGGTTAAAAGGCAAGAATGAGCTAATTTATGCTAAACAAAAAATAACTGAAAAAGAAATTCTACCATTTGTTTACACGGATATTTCAGCTCTTCAACAGCAAGGAATAATCGATGAAGAAAGTGAATATACAGTAAACTCGATAATATTCACTAAAAAAACTGCGAAACACTTAGGCGTTAAGGTTGGAGATATTATTACCCTTGGTAATCCTCCTTTTACTAATGGGCACGGGATAATGGGAGAGGTAAAAGTGGCTTCAGTTATTCCTTATATACCGGGTGATGGTGCTGAGGAGGGTGTTATTATAGATCGTAATAATCCTATCATTGAAGAAAGAGATATTAGTATACGTTCAATTTTGATAGATACTGAAGAAAATATGAAACCAATTATTTTTGAAAAATTGGAGAGTATGAATAATGAATATCCTGAATTATATTGGAGTAGCTTGGAAGAGGAACTTTCATCCATCGATAAACAAATAAATGAAAGGTTTATGTTGTTATGGATTATTCTATCTATAACAATCATTATTGCTCTTTTTGGAGTTATGAATGCCTTGAATGCAAATATCCAAAGTAATAGACGTGAATATGCTATTTTAAGGGCAATTTCTCTTGAACCATCCCAAATAAGTAAAGTTATTTATATAAATTCATTTATATTTAATTTGATTGGAATCATATTTGGAATAGTGATGGGCATAGTCCTAACATATGGTATATCATTATCCTTAAACACTAGTTTCTATGTATCTTTTAATAGTGCTTGGATTGTTATTATATTAATGTTTGTTCTAACGCAAATAATATCTATACCTATTTCTACTTTTATCAGAAAGAAGTCGATTTTATCTGAGTTGCATAATGAATAG
- a CDS encoding ABC transporter ATP-binding protein codes for MTDILAAYNVIKEFKEAGRTVRVLDNLNIELKKGEFVIIMGPSGSGKSTLLNVIGGLEKPDAGEFYINGNRISNFHQEPQSSKFRRENLGFVFQFFNLMSAFNVEENVKLPLLFTGESKADIKRKTEKLLNLVGLEHKKKEYIFQLSGGQQQRVAIARAFINNPSILLADEPTGNLDSKASKEILELFVTMKKTLQQSIIMVTHDPYVATYGDRVLIFNDGKILQEYKNDKSLDKEKEASLIRKKVDLSIKEV; via the coding sequence GTGACAGATATTTTAGCAGCTTACAACGTTATTAAAGAGTTTAAAGAAGCAGGTAGGACAGTAAGGGTACTGGATAATTTAAATATTGAATTAAAAAAAGGGGAATTCGTGATTATCATGGGCCCAAGTGGTTCGGGAAAATCAACTCTCTTAAATGTAATAGGAGGATTAGAAAAGCCAGATGCAGGTGAGTTTTATATTAATGGAAACCGAATAAGTAATTTTCACCAAGAACCTCAATCATCCAAATTTAGAAGAGAAAATTTAGGCTTTGTCTTTCAATTTTTTAATTTGATGTCTGCATTTAATGTGGAAGAAAATGTAAAACTACCATTGTTATTTACCGGTGAATCAAAGGCCGATATTAAAAGAAAAACGGAAAAATTATTGAATTTAGTCGGACTTGAGCACAAAAAGAAGGAATATATATTTCAATTATCTGGTGGACAACAACAAAGAGTAGCTATTGCACGAGCTTTTATTAACAATCCTTCTATCTTGTTGGCTGATGAGCCAACTGGGAATTTAGATTCAAAAGCATCAAAAGAGATTTTGGAATTGTTTGTTACAATGAAAAAAACTCTCCAACAATCAATCATAATGGTAACCCACGATCCATATGTGGCTACTTACGGAGATCGTGTGTTAATTTTTAATGATGGTAAAATATTACAAGAGTATAAAAATGATAAATCTCTTGATAAAGAGAAAGAAGCATCTTTAATTCGTAAAAAAGTAGACCTTTCTATAAAGGAAGTGTGA
- a CDS encoding ABC transporter ATP-binding protein, translating into MRLPNNLGLSNYKIFSRLFKLIWKNKKRPFIIWMTIIIVSSGFPALQIMLQKLSVDSIASLNKEVQTIYYIFFIISLMYISIFVSSILNEIASFLSLLIKEDIDFKLKTALIEKTIDLPMSEFESAEMYNRVSLAKEAVNQNPIELINKFFTLGQKILSLLGIMVLVTVIHWSMPIILICSSLPGVILLLIMKKKRYKLSVNTTEYSRAMDYSYRLMLKRESAKEIRIFNLQHYLVSKWASLFQTVRNLLVKQYKRESFTRILAMFFLQITAVTAAFVIVLQISKGDLTVGDYVALMGSVIMIQSTLGGIGEDLGGIFESFLYSRNLFNFLDDENNQKRNTKLKQYPSEGFSSLRVENLSFKYSHEERYVLKNLNFEIKKGETIAIVGENGAGKTTLINCLLGLYSPTQGSIKLDNLNINDIDPGAFKKNVSVVFQDFIKYAYTLRENVAFGNLEKMSDTETIKKMLRKVNLLDILEQLSKNIDTTLGREFQGGQELSGGQWQRIAIARAFLKDAEILVFDEPTSALDPNAELEIFNCFEELAKGKTSFMISHRLGPTRSADKIIVLEKGKIVEQGSYDELMEKDGTYAKMYRKQSKWYENTNKNIELLI; encoded by the coding sequence GTGAGATTGCCCAATAACCTCGGATTATCTAACTATAAAATATTCAGTAGACTATTCAAATTAATATGGAAAAATAAAAAACGTCCTTTTATAATTTGGATGACTATTATTATTGTGAGTTCAGGATTTCCAGCACTTCAAATCATGCTACAAAAATTATCTGTAGATAGTATTGCTAGTTTAAACAAAGAGGTACAAACAATATATTATATTTTTTTTATTATAAGTCTAATGTATATTTCTATTTTTGTAAGCAGTATATTGAACGAAATAGCAAGTTTTTTGAGCTTATTAATTAAAGAAGACATTGATTTTAAATTGAAAACGGCTTTAATAGAAAAGACAATAGATTTGCCTATGTCAGAATTCGAAAGTGCAGAAATGTATAATCGAGTTAGTCTTGCAAAAGAAGCAGTCAATCAGAACCCTATAGAACTAATTAATAAATTCTTTACACTTGGACAAAAAATATTATCCCTCCTAGGAATAATGGTTTTAGTCACAGTGATTCATTGGTCGATGCCCATTATTTTAATATGTTCCTCCTTACCCGGGGTAATATTATTACTAATTATGAAGAAAAAACGATATAAATTAAGTGTAAACACAACAGAATATTCAAGAGCGATGGATTATTCGTATCGTTTGATGTTAAAAAGAGAGTCGGCAAAAGAGATAAGAATATTTAATTTACAACATTATTTAGTTTCCAAGTGGGCAAGTTTATTTCAAACGGTAAGAAATTTGCTTGTTAAACAATATAAGCGAGAAAGTTTTACAAGAATATTAGCTATGTTCTTTCTACAGATAACTGCAGTTACAGCTGCTTTTGTTATCGTGTTACAGATTTCAAAAGGGGACTTAACTGTAGGGGATTATGTTGCTCTAATGGGTTCTGTTATTATGATACAAAGTACTTTAGGAGGGATAGGAGAAGACTTAGGCGGGATATTTGAATCGTTTTTATATTCTAGAAATTTATTTAACTTTTTAGATGACGAAAATAATCAAAAGAGAAATACTAAATTGAAACAATACCCTTCTGAAGGATTTTCTTCTTTAAGAGTAGAAAATTTGAGTTTTAAATATTCTCATGAGGAACGTTACGTGTTAAAAAATCTGAATTTTGAAATTAAAAAAGGAGAAACAATAGCAATTGTGGGAGAAAATGGTGCGGGGAAAACTACTCTTATTAATTGTTTGTTAGGTTTATATTCTCCAACACAAGGGAGCATAAAGTTAGATAATCTTAATATTAATGATATAGACCCAGGGGCTTTTAAAAAAAATGTATCAGTGGTATTTCAAGACTTTATCAAATACGCATATACCTTAAGAGAAAATGTGGCATTTGGAAATTTAGAGAAAATGAGTGATACTGAAACTATTAAAAAGATGCTTAGAAAAGTAAATCTTTTAGATATACTGGAACAATTATCGAAGAATATAGACACAACGTTAGGAAGAGAATTTCAAGGAGGCCAAGAATTATCCGGAGGCCAATGGCAAAGAATAGCAATCGCTCGAGCTTTTTTAAAGGATGCAGAAATATTAGTGTTTGATGAACCTACTTCCGCATTGGACCCGAATGCAGAACTTGAAATTTTTAATTGTTTTGAAGAATTAGCCAAAGGAAAAACTAGCTTTATGATATCTCATAGACTCGGACCGACAAGGAGTGCTGATAAAATAATTGTACTAGAAAAAGGAAAAATTGTTGAGCAGGGGTCATATGATGAATTAATGGAAAAAGATGGTACGTATGCTAAAATGTATAGGAAACAATCTAAATGGTATGAAAACACAAACAAAAATATTGAGTTGTTAATCTAA
- a CDS encoding MauE/DoxX family redox-associated membrane protein → MEFFALSASVTIGIILILASVSKLFNLKGFIFVIRLLNLFSRNLSILIGILVPVIELTLGLCFIFGIYIKLAAAFSFFLFIVFILLNLYAINTGKDISCNCYGKLLNTQMGIGGVLHNLILAPCSLIVLIWGDMTLFQFNAEINLIDIFIYILLPSFVLIYTCLTVYKINFTYLKGL, encoded by the coding sequence GTGGAGTTTTTTGCTCTTTCAGCATCAGTCACGATCGGAATCATTTTAATTTTAGCTTCGGTTTCTAAACTCTTTAATCTAAAGGGGTTTATTTTTGTTATAAGGTTACTTAATTTATTTAGCCGAAATTTATCTATTCTAATCGGGATCTTAGTCCCTGTAATTGAATTAACTTTGGGTTTGTGTTTTATATTTGGGATATATATTAAATTGGCAGCTGCTTTTTCTTTTTTTCTATTTATTGTATTCATCCTTTTAAATTTATATGCAATTAATACAGGTAAGGATATTTCTTGTAATTGCTATGGAAAATTGTTAAATACACAAATGGGGATTGGTGGAGTATTACACAATTTAATACTAGCACCATGTAGTTTAATTGTTTTGATTTGGGGAGATATGACTCTTTTCCAATTTAATGCGGAAATTAATCTAATAGATATATTTATATATATATTATTACCTTCATTTGTATTGATTTATACTTGCCTTACTGTATATAAAATAAATTTTACATATTTAAAAGGTCTTTAA
- a CDS encoding MauE/DoxX family redox-associated membrane protein, whose product MIGYIQLVIVFFIALIYYKSGIQKFRNPISFSRIVKQYSNKFTTKVAHKLTIIIVTTELMSSLWMLIPHTRVVGLITGIVLQVIFLTVMITNYGRHFENGCGCFKLNAPSVITYRHILMNVSILFFLVVAWKLTDNN is encoded by the coding sequence GTGATAGGTTATATACAACTAGTTATAGTATTTTTTATTGCTTTAATTTATTACAAAAGCGGGATACAGAAGTTTAGAAATCCAATTAGTTTTTCGAGAATTGTTAAGCAGTATAGTAATAAATTTACAACAAAGGTTGCCCATAAGTTAACGATTATAATTGTTACAACTGAACTAATGAGTAGTTTATGGATGTTAATTCCGCATACTAGAGTGGTTGGATTAATAACGGGAATTGTATTACAGGTGATATTCTTGACCGTAATGATCACTAATTATGGAAGACATTTTGAAAATGGCTGTGGATGTTTTAAGTTAAATGCACCTTCTGTAATTACGTATAGACATATCTTAATGAATGTAAGCATTCTCTTCTTTTTGGTGGTTGCATGGAAACTAACAGATAATAATTAA
- a CDS encoding asparagine synthase-related protein: MKLFRGIFCLNGFNTKSMQNDISIFEKENYTKNHITSEKVDILSIYSNSSLVDNDYFEINTYKSLKVIGDIRIDNRSDLINEYLNPNKIYTDEKVLLGIFGILGKDSFSKLIGEFAFILWDEVSNELYAVRDQIGVKSLFWIKQDKYIVFASDIFLLQAYFNQNNINKDYFKEFLIWNGNIDTSITPYKEVNRIPSSTYVKVNKDNGDIRECEYWNLFDSEKEIKYASLKDYDEHFVSLIYKAVEARTSKSKINSVMLSGGLDSTSIFSVVKRLENPNILPVCGVFDELTECDEREYIDPLMAMYNADPIYEVSDEHLTFKNFPNDSPWTYEPNVNSATYLFTKSILQKAKDSGASNILTGYAGDHFLTGAMVSLSDLVKRMKYQTFFRELFSLTKDSRTSIFQTGWKYGISPLVSSNWLKEFGVEQNAFLLNQLTKIKKINQKEIFLQLNGTKSHIYADREIGRDVNINCNHPFLDRRLIEFLYNVPGEYRWGNGQSKMFVRRGLQSHLPKNIIERFDKTGHLPLTYRGLRDNWKELYDCFSQCKIAELGLIEKSDWLETLDNWRQGKRVREDIWLLLTLEIWLYKFEKKFDLVFS; the protein is encoded by the coding sequence ATGAAATTGTTTAGAGGGATATTTTGTCTGAATGGCTTCAACACTAAATCCATGCAAAACGATATTAGTATATTTGAAAAAGAAAATTATACAAAGAATCATATAACTAGTGAAAAAGTCGATATTTTGAGTATATATTCAAATTCTTCTCTAGTAGATAATGATTATTTTGAAATAAATACTTATAAAAGTTTAAAGGTTATTGGTGATATAAGAATAGATAATAGATCAGATTTAATTAATGAATACTTAAATCCAAATAAAATTTATACTGATGAGAAAGTTTTGTTAGGAATTTTTGGAATTTTAGGAAAAGATAGTTTTTCCAAATTAATAGGAGAGTTTGCATTTATTTTATGGGATGAAGTATCTAACGAATTATATGCAGTCAGAGATCAAATAGGAGTGAAAAGTCTATTTTGGATTAAACAAGATAAGTATATAGTTTTTGCAAGTGACATTTTTCTACTTCAAGCATATTTTAATCAAAATAATATAAATAAAGATTACTTTAAGGAGTTTTTAATTTGGAATGGCAATATAGATACTAGTATCACTCCATATAAAGAAGTGAATAGAATTCCAAGTTCTACTTATGTAAAAGTTAATAAAGATAACGGAGATATACGAGAATGCGAATATTGGAATTTATTTGATAGTGAAAAAGAAATTAAATATGCATCATTGAAAGACTATGATGAACATTTTGTTTCATTAATATATAAGGCGGTAGAAGCAAGAACTTCAAAAAGCAAAATTAATTCTGTCATGTTAAGTGGAGGATTAGATTCTACTAGCATATTTAGTGTTGTTAAAAGATTAGAAAATCCCAATATTCTCCCTGTATGTGGTGTTTTTGATGAGTTAACAGAATGCGATGAAAGAGAGTATATTGACCCATTAATGGCCATGTATAATGCTGATCCAATATATGAAGTTTCTGACGAACATTTAACTTTTAAAAATTTTCCTAATGATTCTCCTTGGACATATGAACCAAACGTGAATTCAGCTACTTATTTGTTTACAAAATCCATTTTACAAAAAGCAAAAGATAGCGGTGCTTCCAACATATTAACAGGTTACGCTGGGGATCATTTTTTAACAGGAGCTATGGTTTCGTTATCAGATTTAGTTAAGAGGATGAAGTATCAAACCTTTTTTAGAGAACTATTCTCATTAACAAAGGATTCTAGGACATCTATTTTTCAAACTGGTTGGAAATATGGAATTTCTCCATTAGTATCTTCCAATTGGTTAAAAGAATTTGGCGTTGAACAAAATGCCTTTCTTCTAAATCAGTTAACAAAAATAAAAAAAATAAATCAAAAGGAAATATTCTTACAATTAAATGGAACAAAAAGTCATATTTATGCTGATAGAGAAATTGGAAGAGATGTAAATATTAACTGTAATCATCCGTTTTTGGATAGAAGGTTAATAGAGTTTTTATACAATGTACCCGGTGAATATCGTTGGGGGAATGGACAATCCAAAATGTTTGTACGAAGAGGGTTACAATCTCACCTTCCTAAGAATATTATTGAAAGATTTGATAAAACAGGGCACTTACCATTGACATATAGAGGGTTGAGAGATAATTGGAAAGAGCTTTACGATTGTTTCTCTCAGTGTAAAATAGCTGAATTGGGCCTTATTGAAAAATCAGATTGGCTTGAGACATTAGATAACTGGAGACAAGGAAAGCGAGTCAGAGAAGATATTTGGCTGCTACTCACTTTAGAAATCTGGTTATACAAATTTGAGAAGAAATTTGATTTAGTGTTTTCTTAA
- a CDS encoding lasso peptide biosynthesis B2 protein, with the protein MTHETYLNVSQMVDFIDRVCILYPKKAECLHRSFLGYKYLRTEFKLPVDLVIGVRKYPFSAHAWLTMFEENINDSNELTNQYSVILKSKEKSYEIV; encoded by the coding sequence TTGACTCACGAAACTTATTTAAACGTAAGTCAAATGGTAGATTTTATTGATAGAGTTTGTATTTTATACCCCAAAAAAGCGGAGTGTCTGCATAGGTCTTTCTTGGGTTATAAATACCTTAGAACAGAATTTAAATTACCTGTTGATTTAGTAATTGGAGTTAGAAAGTATCCTTTTTCTGCACATGCTTGGTTGACGATGTTTGAAGAGAATATAAATGATTCTAATGAATTAACAAATCAATATTCGGTCATTTTAAAGTCAAAGGAGAAAAGTTATGAAATTGTTTAG
- a CDS encoding PqqD family protein has protein sequence MSYKIKEGVTIVEEDGELVVFDFTGEKFFGLDIVGSIIWGKLEENHNFDEISRYIGSLYNIPEEQVKKDVTSFVTSLIQKGLVIMK, from the coding sequence GTGAGTTATAAAATAAAAGAAGGCGTCACTATTGTAGAAGAAGATGGAGAATTAGTGGTTTTTGATTTTACAGGTGAAAAGTTTTTTGGTTTAGATATAGTAGGGAGTATCATTTGGGGTAAGTTGGAGGAAAATCACAATTTTGATGAAATATCAAGATATATAGGGTCTCTGTATAATATTCCGGAAGAGCAAGTAAAAAAAGATGTAACATCATTTGTAACTTCATTAATACAAAAAGGGCTGGTAATAATGAAATGA